TACAGCGGAAACTCCACGCCCGTAACACCGTCGGCAGACTGCACGCTAAACGTGCGTGGATGCCACAAGTCAAACCCAAAGTCGTAGAAGCTAAGGGCCAGGGCCAGGCGGTCGGCCTGGGCCCACTCGTGAATGCCGCGCGGCAGCCATCCCAGGTACGGCACATAGAACAGCAACGCCGCCCCTGCCAACAACAGGGCCGCCACGCGGGAGCCACGCGTTACCGTGGCTGCGGTAGAATCAACAGCCATATCCTATCGGGCTGAACCAGCTGCGCGTATCGTCCGATCCTACTCGGCTTCCGTAATAACCAAGTCGTCTAGGTACACGGGCGCGGGCGTGCTTTGGGACCATAGGTAGACACTGAGCCCATGCTCGTAGGCAATGTTGGGGCTGAGCATGATGTGCTCGTTGAGCTGCACCCACTTGCCGTACGTATTGATTTTGTTGCTCAGGCGCAGGCCATCCCACATCACATTTCCTTGGGGGCCACCTACCTGCACCACCAGAATAGCCGTGCTTTCCGCGTTTGGCACCCATACCCAGGCGGTAATATTGATTTTGCGCGGCTTGGTGTCGCTCAGCTGGCCCAGGGGCGCTCCAAAGGTAGCACTGTATTCTACCCCCGGACCGACGGTTAGTGAGTACCGGCCACTGTGCGCTTTTTCTTGCGTAATGGAAGCCGCCTTATCCGAACTCACCCACCCCCATAGACCTTCAAAATCCTGATTTACCCACTGCTTGTTACCGGAGCCTACCGGCGGCACATCGGCGGAACGATGGCAGCTGGCAAACAGGCTCACAGCAACGCAGCAGACTAGAAGGTGAACAAAGCGGCGCATAGCATTCAAAGTAGAAGAGTGGTGCGTATTGGATACCAGATAGCCCGTGGCTACCAGCGGGTAGGTGGTTGCAGGGGCTGCAAGATGGCACAGTCGCCGGACAGCAGCACGAGGCGAAACGAGTTAAGCAAGGCGGGGTTCTGCTGCCGCAGCAGCTCCAGTATCTGGCGGCGCATAACCAGGTACGCTAAGCGGCGCCCTGCCATGGACCGCAGCACCGTCTCGGCCTGTAGCTGAGCCAGCTCTGGCTTCCACACAATACCGCGTCGGTTGAAATACACCAGCGAAAGATTGGGGGCATCTTCGCCCAGCACCAGAATGAATGCCGACGCCGGCACGCCGGCCGCGCGCAGCTTATCTTCGCCGCCCACCAGCCACCGGTACACGTAAGAGTCGCTGTGTGGCTTGTAGGGGTCGGCCATCCGGGCATGATGATGACGAAATCCGGCATACATTGGCCAGGCTACGGCCGCCATCAGCACGGCCGTGGTTAGCCAGCGCCCCCAGCCCCGGTTAAACACCGCCGCCACACACCACGTAGCCGCGCAAACTAGTAGCAGCAGCAGCGGTAGAAGCGGGGCAATGATGTAGTAGTCATGCACGGGTATCTGGCTTCCGAGCAAGATGTACAGACCCAGCACGCCTAACGCGCACAATACCAGCAGCATCCCAACGGGTGAGTAGGCTGGAACCTGCCGCCACCGCAGCACCGCATACAGCAGCAGCACGATTACTCCTCCTTTGAGCAGGACGTAGCCAGCAGGTGTGAAATACTCGAAGGACCAGCACAGCCGCATTTTCTCCCAAATCTGCTCGTGCTCCCGGAACGACTGGATGGGCAGCGCCTTGGCCAGAAACAACCCGGGCCCGTAGGCCTCTTGCAGGTAGTGATGATACAGCACGTAGCCCAGCAACGTCAGTATAATACCGGCAATCAGGCTCAGAAAGGCTATTTTCTGGCGCAGCGTTAGCAGGCTCGGCCAAAAGTAGCTGAGCATCAGGATTACGCTGGAAAACGCAATGAAGTACACTCCGGAAGACAGCTTCACAAGCATGGCCAGCCCCGACAGCAAGGTAGCCGCCACCAGATGCCGGAACTGCCGGTCACGATAGTAGAAGCGCCAGTAGTAGTAGGTAGCCACGGCCAGCAGCGACACGCTGAACGGATCGGGGGTGTAGGTGCCGGAGTAGTAAATAAAAACGGGGGAGGTGAGCAGAAAGGCAACGGGTACCAGCCCGGCCCAGAAGCGCCCGGTGCTCTCAAAAAGCAGTCGAAACAGAAAGTAGAACCCCGTGACCATCATGGCCAGATCAAGGCAGCGAAACGCCACCGTAATGTTGGCGCGGCCCACCACCAGCCCCAGCAAACCAGCCAGGTATGCCTGCAACGGCAGCTCTACGCCCGTCACGCTGTCCACTGTTACCAGCGAAAGTGTGCGGGGATGAAAGAAGTCGAAATTGTAATCGTAGAAGCCTAGGGCTAAAGCCAACCGGTCTGACTGGGCCCAGTCATGAAAGCCATAGGGTAGTTTGGTAAGATATGGTCCATAAAACACCAGTGCCAGCAGTACAAAAAGCGCCAGCGCAATACCCCGGTGGACGCGCCCGGAAAGCGGCAGCCCTACCTTTTCCAACAGAGTCATTCAGATTGAATTATACCCGGCAAAGGTAAAGCTATTTGCTAATCTGCAAGGGTAGGTTGCCGGCTTACAGCTCCGCTCCGCGGGTATTGCTGGCAGGATTTAGCACTTTTGCAGCCTCACTTCTCACTTGTTTTGCGCGCTGTACCCGTGGATCTGTCCGTCATCATTCCCATCTACAACGAAGAAACCAACATTGCGGCCCTCTACGAGCGGCTGCGCGGGGTGCTCGACCCCATGCCGCTGCCGGGGGGCTACGAGTTTATCTTCGTCAATGA
This region of Hymenobacter sp. YIM 151500-1 genomic DNA includes:
- a CDS encoding ArnT family glycosyltransferase: MALALGFYDYNFDFFHPRTLSLVTVDSVTGVELPLQAYLAGLLGLVVGRANITVAFRCLDLAMMVTGFYFLFRLLFESTGRFWAGLVPVAFLLTSPVFIYYSGTYTPDPFSVSLLAVATYYYWRFYYRDRQFRHLVAATLLSGLAMLVKLSSGVYFIAFSSVILMLSYFWPSLLTLRQKIAFLSLIAGIILTLLGYVLYHHYLQEAYGPGLFLAKALPIQSFREHEQIWEKMRLCWSFEYFTPAGYVLLKGGVIVLLLYAVLRWRQVPAYSPVGMLLVLCALGVLGLYILLGSQIPVHDYYIIAPLLPLLLLLVCAATWCVAAVFNRGWGRWLTTAVLMAAVAWPMYAGFRHHHARMADPYKPHSDSYVYRWLVGGEDKLRAAGVPASAFILVLGEDAPNLSLVYFNRRGIVWKPELAQLQAETVLRSMAGRRLAYLVMRRQILELLRQQNPALLNSFRLVLLSGDCAILQPLQPPTRW